The following coding sequences lie in one Vibrio splendidus genomic window:
- a CDS encoding type II secretion system protein, which translates to MRRQNGFTLLELIIAVLILAILSATAMVKFLNVQGSARASKIHDVAGNLRTGIDMIYAKSAIAGVEGECNYVEKTEIETYYVCHGYPIAYVDSLRRLLNIDRTELHVINKEVDPGSNAERVAAISFDADNYTYSPEGDFCQVLYQPEKEPQIVVLDGAC; encoded by the coding sequence ATGAGAAGACAAAACGGCTTCACTCTCTTAGAACTTATCATCGCAGTCTTAATTTTAGCTATCCTGTCTGCCACGGCTATGGTCAAGTTCTTAAACGTTCAAGGAAGCGCCCGTGCGAGTAAAATACACGACGTAGCGGGTAACCTACGTACCGGTATCGATATGATCTACGCCAAGTCTGCGATTGCTGGCGTTGAGGGAGAGTGCAACTATGTAGAAAAAACGGAAATTGAAACCTACTACGTCTGTCATGGCTACCCAATAGCTTATGTGGATTCACTAAGAAGACTGCTCAATATCGACAGAACAGAGCTTCACGTGATCAACAAAGAAGTCGATCCTGGTAGCAATGCCGAAAGAGTAGCAGCTATCTCTTTTGACGCAGATAACTACACCTATTCACCTGAAGGTGACTTTTGTCAGGTACTCTATCAACCAGAAAAAGAACCTCAAATCGTCGTACTTGATGGCGCATGTTAA
- a CDS encoding EAL domain-containing protein: protein MHCSFNINNNNESLQLIYNEEKIYIKNNSNKISEESLNSKESFVFKYLIEHSSISNPQSARDVEESFKLHFDEEFSLYALKNIIASIRKKYRNLCKKAKIDNNSELISNLYKVGYFIDLDKSSTNCIAPKYDINQFKPSQIEMLKMMFNTYHRELIKALITVFTVSSFFLFVVYFFQILYTTKIADEYSENTKHIAEEIMLYGCDNQGAVHSLRHSLNLDSVIMTTSYGSCYISKTRSKMVDLYQVDDFYDSTDFAYSRFVDTKRDIDLTVRISTRSIEARYKNSLLPLLVDSVSIQKNGYYILNLGEESKAIYQTPLPTGATIAFYSDDIVVLWTALSLILATLLYRSYILGFMSYLFRWKHISFEEEPIINTEDNSVLYYELLSRVRNVGVLSFINTMRRTNLLTFHTILLIETVRKAKLHNSHEIYGVNVCPSALVGSNFARLREHLAAMEANEFVVEITEYSNIGYGCEVIDNIKDIKKLGITIALDDFGTGNNNIEIINVISPTYLKLDRCFVKDIESGEHHQGVLLNISEIGRLSNITMIYEGVETRRQQYILCQLGYNLHQGYLYSRPNDSEEQ from the coding sequence ATGCACTGTTCTTTCAATATAAACAACAATAATGAGAGCTTGCAACTGATCTACAATGAAGAAAAAATATATATCAAGAACAACAGTAATAAGATATCAGAGGAAAGTCTTAATAGTAAAGAGAGTTTTGTATTCAAATATCTTATTGAACACTCATCAATATCTAACCCTCAATCTGCACGAGATGTTGAAGAGTCTTTTAAATTACATTTTGATGAAGAGTTTAGTTTGTATGCACTAAAAAACATCATCGCCTCAATAAGAAAGAAGTATCGAAACTTATGTAAAAAAGCAAAGATAGATAATAATAGCGAACTTATCTCTAACCTTTATAAGGTGGGTTACTTCATCGATCTCGATAAGAGCTCTACAAACTGCATCGCACCAAAGTACGACATCAATCAATTCAAGCCCAGTCAGATAGAAATGTTGAAAATGATGTTCAATACCTATCATAGAGAACTGATTAAGGCTCTGATAACCGTGTTCACCGTCTCTTCATTTTTCCTCTTCGTTGTCTACTTTTTCCAAATCCTTTATACGACGAAGATTGCAGATGAATACAGCGAAAACACCAAACATATTGCTGAAGAAATCATGCTCTATGGTTGCGATAACCAAGGGGCTGTGCACTCATTAAGGCATTCACTCAACTTAGATTCTGTCATCATGACTACGTCTTATGGTTCATGTTATATCTCCAAAACACGCTCGAAAATGGTAGACCTTTATCAAGTTGATGACTTTTACGATAGTACCGATTTCGCTTATTCACGCTTCGTAGATACCAAGCGTGACATTGACCTTACGGTGCGTATTTCTACACGCTCTATTGAAGCTCGATACAAGAACTCACTATTGCCGCTGTTAGTCGACTCGGTCTCGATCCAGAAGAATGGTTATTACATTCTGAACCTAGGTGAAGAAAGTAAAGCTATCTATCAAACACCACTGCCAACCGGTGCAACCATTGCCTTTTACAGTGACGATATTGTCGTACTGTGGACTGCGCTTTCTCTGATTCTCGCCACACTGCTTTATCGCTCCTATATTCTGGGCTTTATGAGCTACCTGTTTCGTTGGAAACACATCTCCTTTGAAGAAGAGCCCATCATCAACACCGAAGACAATAGCGTTCTGTATTACGAGTTGCTATCTCGAGTTCGTAACGTCGGCGTTTTAAGCTTCATCAACACCATGAGACGCACCAATTTACTCACCTTTCACACTATCTTGCTCATCGAGACGGTCAGAAAAGCCAAATTACACAACAGCCATGAGATCTATGGTGTCAATGTGTGTCCGAGCGCTTTGGTGGGGTCGAACTTCGCAAGGCTCAGAGAGCATTTGGCCGCGATGGAAGCGAATGAATTTGTCGTCGAGATTACTGAATATTCGAACATTGGCTATGGATGTGAGGTTATCGATAACATTAAGGATATCAAAAAGCTTGGTATCACCATCGCTCTGGATGACTTTGGTACAGGCAATAACAACATCGAAATCATCAATGTTATCTCTCCGACCTATCTAAAACTGGATCGTTGCTTTGTTAAGGATATCGAGTCAGGAGAGCACCATCAGGGTGTATTGCTTAATATCTCTGAGATTGGACGCTTATCGAATATCACGATGATTTATGAAGGTGTCGAGACGCGCAGGCAGCAATATATCTTGTGTCAGCTAGGCTACAACTTACATCAAGGCTATCTGTATAGCCGGCCCAATGACTCAGAGGAGCAATAG
- a CDS encoding GntR family transcriptional regulator, translated as MTEWKDDQPIFRQLAAKISDQILQGVWLEQQALPSVRAVAADLKINHLTVMKSYQLLVDEDLVEKKRGQGMYVAEGALQKLKESAHQSFINTQIPAIAETLGIIDMSVEELVKQLAQHIKDKS; from the coding sequence ATGACCGAATGGAAAGACGACCAACCGATTTTTAGGCAGCTTGCCGCAAAGATCAGTGACCAAATTCTTCAAGGTGTTTGGTTAGAGCAACAAGCATTACCCTCTGTTCGTGCGGTTGCTGCCGATCTCAAGATCAACCACCTTACTGTCATGAAAAGCTATCAGTTACTGGTGGATGAAGACTTGGTAGAGAAAAAACGCGGCCAAGGCATGTATGTGGCCGAAGGGGCACTTCAAAAATTGAAAGAGTCTGCACACCAATCATTCATCAACACACAGATCCCAGCCATCGCTGAGACGCTAGGCATCATTGATATGAGTGTCGAAGAACTCGTGAAACAGCTAGCACAACATATAAAGGACAAGTCATGA
- a CDS encoding ABC transporter ATP-binding protein, producing the protein MSTLLSVKNVTKTYSNQVGVENISFELKPGQVLGLLGHNGAGKSTLIKSLLGGHNYQGEIEVNGYHPIHQHAELMQHLSYISDVNVLPEWMTVKQLLRYTQGVHPSFNKQKAEHTLSSTNIKLSSKIKQLSKGMKVQLHLAIIIATDTQVLILDEPTLGLDLLYRDTFYRHLLEWFHDGERAMIIASHEVSEIEHLLTDVLILKQGHCVLQKSMEDIEHDYFIIEVANNHSSEIQKLNPLTSQSGLGTTKWLLEGQYKAQVESLGNIYNVGLADLFLATQTEKA; encoded by the coding sequence ATGAGTACTTTACTTTCCGTGAAAAACGTAACCAAAACCTATTCAAATCAAGTGGGTGTCGAAAACATCAGCTTCGAGTTAAAGCCAGGACAAGTACTTGGGCTTCTGGGCCACAATGGCGCGGGTAAATCGACACTGATCAAATCACTGCTTGGCGGACATAACTATCAAGGTGAGATTGAGGTGAATGGTTACCACCCTATCCACCAGCACGCAGAGCTCATGCAGCATTTATCGTATATTTCAGATGTTAACGTGTTACCAGAGTGGATGACCGTTAAACAACTGCTTCGATACACACAAGGTGTTCACCCTAGCTTCAACAAACAAAAAGCAGAACACACGTTAAGCAGCACCAACATTAAGCTCTCTTCTAAGATCAAACAGCTTTCTAAAGGGATGAAAGTTCAACTTCATCTCGCGATCATCATCGCGACTGACACTCAAGTGTTGATATTAGATGAGCCAACGCTGGGCTTAGATTTGCTGTACCGCGATACTTTTTATCGCCACCTATTAGAATGGTTCCACGATGGCGAACGCGCCATGATCATTGCGAGCCATGAGGTTTCAGAAATTGAACACCTATTAACGGATGTACTGATTTTGAAGCAAGGTCATTGTGTCCTGCAAAAGAGCATGGAAGACATCGAGCACGACTATTTCATTATCGAAGTCGCAAACAACCATTCAAGCGAGATTCAAAAACTCAACCCACTGACCTCACAATCAGGGCTAGGGACGACTAAGTGGCTATTAGAAGGTCAATACAAAGCGCAGGTTGAATCACTGGGTAACATCTATAACGTTGGTCTAGCAGACCTATTCCTTGCAACACAGACGGAGAAGGCATAA
- a CDS encoding putative quinol monooxygenase, with translation MSKVILQGHILVPDNDLKAVTHALVVHKELTLEEPGCIVFRVSQSTLQPNRFEVYEEFTSREAFEAHQQRVKTSEWGDISKNVTRHYQVTDVPTS, from the coding sequence ATGAGTAAAGTAATTCTGCAAGGGCATATTCTAGTGCCAGACAACGACCTAAAAGCCGTCACACACGCCTTGGTTGTACACAAAGAACTGACACTGGAAGAACCTGGTTGTATCGTGTTTCGAGTCAGTCAAAGCACGCTTCAACCTAATCGCTTTGAAGTGTATGAAGAATTCACTAGCCGAGAAGCATTCGAAGCGCACCAACAGCGAGTAAAAACGTCTGAATGGGGTGATATTTCCAAGAACGTGACTCGTCATTATCAAGTCACCGATGTTCCGACATCATAA
- a CDS encoding nucleotidyltransferase family protein: MIHPLANSIVTLIKQDPLRMQVLDCVSQLDLPQCYVAAGFVRNLVWDHLHGYASPTPLNDIDVIYFDLIDTSYESDFRYEAQLKQRLPKLNWQVRNQACMHTRNGDEPYQGSLDAMSYWPEKETAVAVKQNLNGDIECISSFGLESLFDLKITPNPNRSKDVFDQRVQSKNWLTHWPKLAIGHS; the protein is encoded by the coding sequence ATGATACATCCGCTTGCCAATAGTATCGTCACGTTGATCAAACAGGATCCCTTACGAATGCAGGTTTTAGACTGTGTCTCCCAGTTGGATTTACCGCAGTGTTATGTTGCTGCAGGCTTTGTGAGAAACCTCGTTTGGGATCACCTACATGGCTATGCCTCCCCGACTCCACTCAATGATATTGATGTGATCTACTTTGATCTCATTGATACCTCTTACGAATCGGATTTTAGATACGAGGCTCAGCTTAAACAACGGTTACCTAAACTGAATTGGCAAGTTCGCAATCAAGCCTGCATGCACACTAGAAATGGAGATGAACCTTACCAAGGCTCATTGGATGCGATGAGCTACTGGCCAGAGAAAGAAACCGCAGTCGCCGTAAAGCAAAACCTTAATGGAGACATCGAGTGTATTTCATCTTTTGGTTTAGAGAGTTTGTTTGATTTGAAGATCACACCGAACCCCAATCGCAGCAAAGACGTGTTTGACCAACGAGTTCAGTCTAAGAACTGGTTAACTCATTGGCCCAAATTAGCGATTGGTCACAGTTAA
- a CDS encoding bifunctional diaminohydroxyphosphoribosylaminopyrimidine deaminase/5-amino-6-(5-phosphoribosylamino)uracil reductase RibD, with protein sequence MNQQYMLQALEASRQALPDCQPNPPVGCVLVKNDKVVSVGYTQKVGGNHAEVEALNGYDSKTDGTMEEVTAYVTLEPCSFIGRTPACANTLVKAGVKHVVVAMLDPDPRNNGRGVAILESHGVKVDVGLCQAQVSAFLTPYLGKS encoded by the coding sequence ATGAACCAACAATACATGCTGCAAGCTCTTGAAGCTTCGCGCCAAGCCCTACCCGATTGCCAACCAAACCCACCTGTGGGCTGTGTTTTGGTTAAGAACGATAAGGTGGTGTCTGTTGGGTACACACAAAAAGTCGGTGGAAACCACGCCGAGGTTGAAGCACTGAATGGCTATGACAGCAAAACGGACGGAACAATGGAAGAGGTTACCGCTTACGTAACTTTAGAGCCATGTTCATTTATTGGCAGAACACCCGCTTGTGCCAATACATTGGTTAAAGCAGGTGTAAAACACGTAGTCGTGGCGATGCTAGACCCAGACCCTCGCAATAATGGTCGTGGTGTTGCGATACTTGAATCGCACGGCGTGAAAGTGGATGTAGGGCTATGCCAAGCACAAGTGAGCGCTTTTCTAACCCCGTATCTTGGTAAGTCTTAG
- a CDS encoding NUDIX hydrolase encodes MIPLNTSIVAGVALSEIDGQTKMLLMKRVKGEFWCHVAGSIEAGETGWQAIVREFEEETQIEVEALYNAQFLEQFYEAHVNVIQLIPVFAVICPPNQEVELNDEHTEYRWCNLDEAKALAPFPNQHAVYDHIWSYFVDKPVNPLYRVKLS; translated from the coding sequence ATGATTCCACTTAATACTTCCATCGTGGCTGGTGTCGCTCTTTCTGAGATCGACGGACAAACGAAAATGTTATTAATGAAGCGTGTTAAGGGTGAATTTTGGTGCCACGTCGCAGGCTCGATTGAAGCGGGTGAAACAGGCTGGCAAGCCATCGTTCGTGAGTTTGAAGAAGAGACCCAAATTGAAGTGGAAGCCTTGTATAACGCGCAGTTTCTTGAGCAGTTTTACGAAGCTCACGTTAATGTGATTCAGTTGATCCCGGTTTTTGCAGTGATATGTCCACCGAATCAAGAGGTAGAGCTAAATGATGAACATACCGAGTATCGTTGGTGCAATTTAGATGAAGCGAAAGCGTTAGCACCGTTTCCCAACCAACATGCCGTCTACGATCATATTTGGTCGTATTTTGTCGATAAGCCAGTCAATCCGCTTTATCGAGTCAAATTGAGTTAG
- a CDS encoding RluA family pseudouridine synthase → MHSSKPTHASDSSHTPEDCFTRFQQPIESYSLPERFTFPFYYEPHPLCEIASHQLQQYLETQTDWQHDFGLESDAGRGKMFGVLLVKSPEGELGYFSAFSGKIADQNLLPHFVPPVFDMLSSDSFFHQDTADMMAVNAEFKALQANTEYLELCEQLAQQKAQAEQEIEAQRLLIIEGRKTRKEQREQGKENLDEQAFEQLNNELNKASVADKNQQKYLKLNWEQILIELQTKVDVFTTQLAELKEQRAHLSHQLQHKLFSQYAFQNAEGNIEDLNQIFEDTPNKIPPAGSGECAAPKLLQYAYLNGYTPLALAEFWWGRSPKSEIRKHKKYYASCQSKCVPILGHMMKGLEVDPNPLLENPAEGKDLDILFQDEHIVVVHKPAGFLSVPGKTIKDSAYTRVQEMHPNVEGPFVIHRLDMATSGILIFALTRRANKSLQKQFITREVEKRYVAMIEGVLDQDEGYVRLPLRGDLYDRPRQIVCFEHGKHAETKWEVIERNQDTTKVYLHPKTGRTHQLRVHCSHEEGLNMPILGDGLYGNKADRLHLHAERLALHHPVTKEWMVFQFDAEF, encoded by the coding sequence ATGCACTCATCAAAACCAACGCACGCTTCAGACAGTAGCCACACACCTGAGGATTGCTTCACTCGATTTCAACAGCCGATCGAGTCATATTCGTTGCCTGAGCGTTTCACCTTCCCGTTCTATTACGAACCGCATCCATTGTGTGAAATCGCCTCACACCAGCTTCAACAATACCTAGAGACACAAACCGATTGGCAACATGACTTCGGGTTAGAGTCTGACGCTGGCCGCGGCAAGATGTTTGGTGTGTTACTGGTGAAAAGCCCCGAAGGTGAATTGGGGTATTTCTCTGCTTTTTCAGGGAAAATAGCCGACCAAAACCTATTGCCTCACTTTGTACCGCCTGTATTTGACATGCTCAGTAGCGATAGCTTTTTCCATCAAGACACGGCCGACATGATGGCTGTGAACGCGGAATTCAAAGCGCTGCAAGCGAACACCGAATACCTTGAACTTTGTGAACAACTAGCACAGCAGAAAGCGCAAGCTGAGCAAGAGATTGAAGCTCAACGTCTATTGATTATTGAAGGCCGAAAAACGCGTAAAGAACAACGTGAACAAGGCAAAGAAAACCTTGATGAGCAGGCCTTTGAACAACTGAATAACGAGTTAAACAAGGCCAGTGTTGCCGACAAAAATCAGCAGAAATATCTTAAGCTCAACTGGGAGCAAATTCTGATTGAACTGCAAACTAAAGTTGATGTGTTCACCACTCAACTGGCAGAACTCAAAGAGCAAAGAGCACACCTTTCTCATCAGCTCCAACACAAACTGTTTTCACAATACGCTTTCCAGAATGCGGAAGGAAACATTGAGGATCTAAACCAGATCTTTGAAGACACCCCCAACAAGATACCACCAGCAGGTTCTGGCGAATGTGCCGCACCCAAGCTTCTGCAATACGCGTATTTGAACGGTTACACACCATTGGCATTGGCTGAATTTTGGTGGGGGCGTTCCCCGAAATCAGAAATCCGTAAGCACAAGAAATACTATGCCTCTTGTCAGAGTAAATGTGTTCCGATTCTCGGCCATATGATGAAAGGCCTTGAGGTGGATCCAAACCCATTGTTAGAAAACCCAGCAGAGGGTAAAGACCTCGATATTCTGTTCCAAGATGAGCACATCGTGGTGGTACATAAGCCAGCAGGTTTTCTATCAGTACCGGGAAAAACGATCAAAGACTCGGCCTACACACGTGTTCAAGAAATGCACCCTAATGTAGAAGGGCCATTTGTTATCCACCGCTTAGATATGGCCACCTCTGGCATCTTGATATTCGCTCTTACACGACGCGCGAACAAAAGCTTACAGAAGCAATTCATTACTCGTGAAGTTGAGAAGCGATACGTAGCAATGATTGAAGGCGTTTTAGATCAAGATGAAGGTTATGTTCGCTTGCCACTGCGTGGTGACTTATACGATCGTCCTCGTCAGATTGTTTGCTTTGAACACGGCAAACACGCTGAAACCAAGTGGGAAGTGATTGAGCGAAACCAAGACACCACCAAGGTTTATCTGCACCCGAAAACGGGTCGTACGCACCAATTGCGTGTTCACTGTTCACATGAAGAAGGGCTTAACATGCCTATTTTGGGTGATGGACTGTATGGCAACAAAGCCGACCGACTGCACTTACATGCAGAAAGGCTTGCTCTGCACCACCCAGTGACAAAAGAGTGGATGGTGTTCCAGTTCGACGCAGAGTTCTAA
- a CDS encoding multidrug effflux MFS transporter, translated as MLFFLVIISAFPPLTIDLYLPALPQMVEVFNTDQSMVNLTLSSYFVTYAFGLLFWGPLSEKFGRKPILLIGLASYMVASVICAMTNSIEQLIGARIFQAFAGSAITVIATAIVKDLYDGREREKIMATIMSLVIIAPMVAPVFGAFLLKIASWRMMFVTLAVFGAFASVLAFCYRETLETKYQGSMFRSWGRMGVVMKNRSFVKLLVIFSIIPMALMGFLAAGSYIYIDHFGLTEQQFSYAFAFNALCASFGPTIYMKLSYRMPVQKVISGCFALLALAGIFTLTIGDLSPWFFMFIAAPATLMAIIMRVPGTNLMLNQQDHDTGSAVALIQFFSMICGSLGMVLVSIRPDSLIENLGFIQLSVGILGGLMWLMVRNKEFVTKKLN; from the coding sequence ATGCTATTTTTCCTCGTCATCATCAGTGCGTTTCCTCCATTGACCATCGACCTTTATTTACCTGCACTACCACAAATGGTAGAGGTGTTTAACACTGACCAATCGATGGTCAATCTAACCCTGAGCAGCTACTTCGTTACCTATGCCTTCGGCCTGTTGTTCTGGGGGCCGCTCAGCGAAAAGTTTGGTCGTAAGCCGATCCTATTGATTGGATTAGCGAGCTATATGGTGGCAAGTGTAATATGTGCCATGACCAATAGCATCGAGCAGTTAATTGGTGCTCGTATATTCCAAGCTTTTGCGGGCAGTGCCATCACCGTTATCGCAACCGCCATCGTGAAAGACCTTTATGACGGCCGAGAACGTGAAAAGATCATGGCGACCATCATGTCACTGGTGATCATCGCGCCAATGGTCGCGCCGGTATTTGGGGCGTTCCTACTGAAAATCGCGTCTTGGAGAATGATGTTCGTCACTCTCGCTGTTTTTGGTGCATTCGCTTCAGTATTGGCATTCTGTTATCGAGAGACGCTCGAAACCAAGTACCAAGGTTCTATGTTCCGTTCATGGGGAAGAATGGGCGTGGTCATGAAAAACCGCTCTTTCGTCAAGCTGCTGGTCATTTTCTCTATCATACCGATGGCTTTGATGGGCTTTCTTGCGGCGGGTTCTTATATCTACATCGATCACTTTGGATTGACCGAACAACAGTTTAGTTACGCGTTCGCATTCAATGCATTGTGCGCCTCATTTGGTCCAACAATTTACATGAAGTTGTCCTACCGAATGCCGGTTCAAAAGGTCATCTCAGGATGTTTTGCTTTATTAGCGCTTGCGGGAATCTTCACTCTAACCATTGGCGACCTGTCCCCTTGGTTCTTCATGTTCATCGCTGCACCAGCGACATTAATGGCGATCATCATGCGAGTACCGGGTACCAACTTGATGTTGAATCAACAAGATCATGACACGGGCTCTGCCGTCGCACTGATACAGTTCTTCAGCATGATTTGTGGCTCACTTGGCATGGTGTTGGTTTCAATCCGCCCAGATTCACTGATTGAAAACCTAGGCTTCATCCAATTATCGGTGGGAATTCTAGGCGGATTGATGTGGCTGATGGTTAGAAACAAAGAGTTTGTGACAAAGAAACTGAATTAG
- a CDS encoding GlxA family transcriptional regulator has translation MAIVTKSVMVEIIDYPGSLQSAVFGVKEFLQMANSLEPSAEKTQFNVQIQAHDSVSASNADIIILPPNLDGCYYLEPSDTLLEYLIESHQRGAILCSACAGVFILAKTGLLEGRTVTTHWQAQQKFTELYPQIAVDIDKILIDDADVMTAGGLMSWMDLALFILTKYTTPTNTRNLGKYLVLDTGLREQRYYQSFVPNYAHGNDKIVSVQRFIQKNHHLSLSLDQLAEEAFMTRRTFIRQFTKATSFTPINYIQHVRIQSACELLESSHKPVDQISYLVGYEDVNSFRKVFLKIIGLTPSRFRSRFLAEE, from the coding sequence ATGGCAATAGTGACAAAATCAGTAATGGTCGAAATCATCGACTACCCAGGCTCTCTGCAAAGTGCCGTGTTTGGCGTGAAAGAGTTTCTGCAGATGGCAAATTCTCTTGAACCTTCGGCTGAGAAGACTCAATTCAACGTTCAGATCCAAGCGCATGACAGTGTTAGCGCATCGAACGCCGATATCATCATACTCCCACCGAATTTAGATGGTTGTTACTATCTAGAGCCGAGTGACACCTTGCTTGAGTACCTGATTGAGTCTCACCAAAGGGGGGCGATACTTTGCTCAGCTTGTGCGGGCGTGTTCATTTTGGCAAAAACAGGTTTGTTAGAAGGGCGAACCGTGACCACGCACTGGCAAGCGCAGCAGAAGTTTACGGAGCTCTACCCACAGATCGCAGTCGATATCGACAAAATCTTGATTGATGATGCGGATGTGATGACTGCTGGTGGTTTGATGTCGTGGATGGATCTCGCTTTGTTTATCTTGACCAAATACACAACGCCGACCAACACTCGTAATCTAGGTAAATATTTGGTGCTTGATACGGGGTTGAGAGAGCAACGTTACTATCAGAGCTTTGTGCCGAACTATGCTCACGGCAATGACAAAATTGTGTCGGTGCAGCGTTTTATTCAAAAGAACCATCACCTTTCGTTGTCTCTTGATCAATTGGCTGAAGAAGCGTTTATGACTCGAAGAACCTTTATTCGTCAATTTACCAAGGCGACCAGTTTTACGCCGATTAACTATATCCAACACGTACGTATTCAAAGTGCCTGTGAACTACTGGAAAGTTCTCATAAACCGGTAGATCAAATCAGCTATTTAGTCGGCTATGAAGACGTAAATAGCTTTCGAAAAGTCTTTTTGAAAATCATCGGCTTAACACCATCAAGATTTCGTTCTAGATTTCTCGCCGAGGAATGA
- a CDS encoding cysteine hydrolase family protein has product MKNTALLLIDFQNDYFPSYEGAKWALSETEKAAEKGAQLLSAFRDNQLPVVHVRHEFPTNDAPFFLPESDGAQIHSSVTPLESEPVIVKHQINSFRDTELNKVLKEQGVEKLIIVGSMSHMCIDAVTRAATDLGYECHVAHDACTTLDMEFNGVQVPAAHVHAAFMAALSFGYCNVATASELESLL; this is encoded by the coding sequence ATGAAGAACACTGCACTACTACTTATCGACTTTCAAAATGACTATTTCCCTTCATACGAAGGTGCAAAATGGGCGCTGTCTGAAACAGAAAAAGCAGCCGAAAAAGGTGCACAGTTATTATCCGCTTTCAGAGACAATCAACTTCCTGTAGTTCATGTACGTCATGAGTTTCCGACGAATGATGCTCCGTTCTTCTTGCCAGAATCAGACGGTGCTCAAATCCACAGCAGCGTGACTCCGCTAGAAAGCGAGCCAGTCATCGTAAAGCATCAAATCAATAGCTTTAGAGACACAGAACTGAACAAGGTTCTAAAAGAGCAAGGCGTTGAAAAACTGATCATCGTTGGCTCTATGAGCCACATGTGTATTGATGCTGTGACTCGTGCAGCAACCGATTTAGGCTATGAATGCCACGTAGCGCATGATGCTTGCACAACCTTAGATATGGAGTTCAATGGCGTTCAAGTTCCAGCAGCGCATGTCCATGCCGCATTCATGGCAGCACTGAGCTTTGGTTACTGCAATGTCGCAACTGCCAGTGAGCTTGAAAGTCTTCTTTAA